Proteins encoded together in one Oceanobacillus iheyensis HTE831 window:
- the infB gene encoding translation initiation factor IF-2, with the protein MSKIRIYEYAKQNNLASKDVINFLKTENVEVSNHMSAISDEVVKKLDNKFKAKPENAKKGQNQKQSNNQQQNRQKQNQKNQSKPNKNKKQKGPKKNQQQERPAAKPAETPGKITYHGTLTVQDLAGKLNKEPAELIKKLMFLGVMATKNQDIDDDAIELICGEYDVEVEKEIILEDTDLDKYIEEDAEENLQERPAVVTIMGHVDHGKTTLLDSIRHTKVTAGEAGGITQHIGAYQVENDGKKITFLDTPGHAAFTSMRSRGAQVTDIAILVVAADDGVMPQTVEAINHAKAAEVPIIVAVNKMDKEGANPDRVMQELTEHQLIPEDWGGNTIFVNLSAIKNEGIDDLLEMILLVSEVEELKANPNAKAFGSVIDAQLDKGRGSVATLLVQNGTLHVGDPLVVGSTFGKVRAMVNDLGNRVTEVGPSTPVEITGLHGVPQAGDQFLVFKDEKKARQIGEAREQKQIDENRGTQSTVSLDDLFEQIKQGEMKELNIIVKADVQGSVEALAASLQKIEVEGVNVKIIHTGVGAITESDIILASASKAIVIGFNVRPDVNAKNAAESEKVDLRLHRVIYNAIEEIESAMKGLLDPEYQEKVIGQAEVREIFKVSRIGTIAGSYVTDGKITRDAGVRLIRDGVVLYEGELQALKRFKDDVKEVQTNYECGITISNFNDIKEGDTIEAFVMEEIERK; encoded by the coding sequence AAAAAAGGGCAAAATCAAAAGCAATCTAACAACCAACAACAGAATAGACAGAAACAAAATCAAAAAAATCAGTCTAAACCGAATAAAAACAAGAAACAAAAAGGTCCCAAGAAAAATCAACAACAAGAGAGACCTGCCGCTAAACCAGCAGAAACTCCTGGAAAAATAACGTACCATGGTACGTTAACTGTGCAAGATTTAGCTGGAAAGCTTAATAAGGAGCCTGCTGAACTTATTAAAAAGCTAATGTTCCTTGGAGTAATGGCTACGAAAAACCAAGATATAGATGATGATGCGATAGAGTTAATTTGCGGTGAGTATGATGTAGAGGTTGAAAAAGAAATCATACTAGAAGATACAGACTTAGATAAATATATTGAAGAAGATGCAGAAGAAAATCTACAAGAACGTCCAGCTGTTGTAACGATTATGGGACATGTTGACCACGGTAAAACAACTTTGTTAGATTCTATTCGTCATACGAAAGTTACAGCAGGTGAAGCAGGTGGTATAACACAGCATATCGGTGCGTATCAAGTAGAAAACGACGGTAAAAAGATTACTTTCTTAGATACACCTGGACACGCTGCATTTACTAGTATGCGATCTCGTGGTGCACAGGTTACGGATATAGCTATATTAGTTGTTGCTGCTGATGATGGTGTAATGCCACAAACAGTAGAAGCGATTAACCACGCTAAAGCAGCAGAGGTTCCAATTATTGTTGCGGTTAATAAAATGGATAAAGAAGGAGCAAACCCTGATCGTGTCATGCAAGAACTGACTGAGCATCAATTAATTCCTGAAGATTGGGGCGGCAACACGATTTTTGTTAATCTTTCTGCGATTAAAAATGAAGGTATCGATGATTTATTGGAAATGATTCTTCTTGTTTCTGAAGTGGAAGAATTAAAGGCGAATCCGAATGCAAAAGCGTTTGGTAGTGTTATTGATGCTCAATTAGATAAAGGAAGAGGTTCTGTTGCAACATTACTCGTTCAAAATGGTACACTTCATGTTGGAGATCCATTAGTTGTAGGAAGTACTTTTGGTAAAGTTCGTGCTATGGTAAATGACTTGGGTAATCGTGTAACTGAAGTTGGTCCGTCTACTCCAGTAGAAATCACTGGTTTACATGGTGTTCCTCAAGCAGGGGACCAGTTCCTTGTCTTTAAAGATGAGAAAAAAGCTCGTCAAATCGGAGAGGCACGTGAGCAAAAACAAATTGATGAGAATCGTGGAACTCAATCTACCGTAAGCTTAGACGATCTATTTGAGCAAATTAAGCAAGGTGAAATGAAAGAATTAAATATTATTGTCAAAGCAGATGTACAAGGTTCTGTGGAAGCACTAGCTGCATCTTTACAAAAAATTGAAGTAGAAGGCGTTAACGTTAAAATCATTCACACAGGAGTAGGTGCTATCACAGAATCAGATATTATACTTGCTTCTGCGTCTAAAGCGATTGTTATTGGATTTAATGTTCGTCCAGACGTGAATGCGAAAAACGCTGCAGAGTCAGAAAAAGTAGATCTGCGCCTTCATCGTGTTATCTACAACGCGATTGAAGAAATCGAATCTGCAATGAAAGGGTTACTCGATCCTGAATATCAAGAGAAAGTAATCGGTCAAGCAGAAGTACGCGAAATCTTTAAAGTTTCTCGAATTGGTACCATTGCAGGAAGTTATGTAACGGATGGGAAAATTACAAGAGATGCTGGCGTTCGTTTAATTCGTGACGGAGTTGTATTATATGAGGGTGAGCTTCAGGCTCTTAAACGATTTAAAGACGATGTGAAAGAGGTTCAAACGAACTACGAGTGTGGTATTACCATCTCCAATTTTAATGATATTAAAGAAGGGGATACAATCGAAGCATTCGTTATGGAAGAAATTGAACGTAAATGA
- a CDS encoding DUF503 domain-containing protein: MIVYAEVECMLYDGHSLKDKRSIIKKVISKLRQTSNVSVTELDFHDLWQRTKFGIVAISTDYVHAEKIIQHAIGQIDSFSELERTITNVERL, from the coding sequence ATGATTGTCTACGCAGAAGTAGAATGTATGCTATATGATGGTCATTCCTTAAAGGATAAGCGTTCGATTATTAAGAAGGTAATATCTAAACTTCGCCAGACATCCAATGTATCTGTTACTGAATTAGATTTTCATGATTTATGGCAGCGTACTAAGTTTGGGATCGTAGCAATCTCTACGGATTATGTGCATGCGGAGAAAATAATTCAGCATGCCATTGGTCAAATTGACTCTTTTTCAGAGTTAGAGAGAACAATTACAAATGTGGAAAGATTATAA